In one Pseudodesulfovibrio tunisiensis genomic region, the following are encoded:
- a CDS encoding prepilin peptidase: MAEYVFPIPQWIFLVAAAVAGLELGGIATVFIHRWIAEQPIFRPFGSTCPYCENRLEWRDTIPLISYLLLRGRCRHCNMPIGPRYVLTELACCALSVALAHQFGPTLSWLVYLVFGVMLASASFIDFETFLLPDRITLGGTALALGAGFVLPRPGWEQAVLGALVGAGMFWILQQGYKLLRGQDGLGTGDVKLMGFIGAIVGVQGLPFTILAGGIAGLAGSLAYMVRPGAKGVQTRVPFGPFLSLGCLLYLLLGPSITLWWRY, encoded by the coding sequence ATGGCAGAGTACGTTTTTCCCATACCGCAATGGATTTTTCTGGTGGCCGCGGCTGTGGCCGGGCTGGAACTTGGCGGCATCGCCACGGTTTTCATTCATCGCTGGATAGCGGAGCAGCCCATATTCCGTCCCTTCGGCTCGACCTGTCCGTATTGCGAGAATCGGCTGGAATGGCGGGACACCATCCCGCTGATCAGCTATCTGCTGCTGCGCGGTCGCTGTCGTCACTGCAACATGCCCATCGGTCCGCGCTACGTGCTCACGGAGCTGGCCTGCTGCGCCCTGTCCGTGGCCCTTGCCCATCAGTTCGGGCCGACCCTGTCGTGGCTGGTCTATCTGGTGTTCGGGGTCATGCTGGCCTCGGCGAGCTTCATCGATTTCGAGACCTTTCTGCTTCCGGACCGCATCACGCTCGGCGGCACGGCGCTGGCCCTTGGTGCGGGCTTTGTCCTGCCCCGGCCCGGCTGGGAACAGGCCGTGCTCGGCGCGCTCGTGGGTGCAGGCATGTTCTGGATTCTGCAGCAGGGCTACAAGCTGCTGCGCGGTCAGGACGGTCTCGGCACCGGGGATGTGAAGCTCATGGGATTCATCGGTGCGATCGTGGGGGTGCAGGGGCTGCCCTTCACCATTCTGGCGGGCGGCATTGCCGGACTGGCTGGCAGTCTTGCCTACATGGTCCGGCCCGGCGCAAAGGGCGTGCAGACACGCGTGCCGTTCGGTCCGTTCCTCAGCCTCGGCTGCCTGCTCTATCTCCTGCTCGGTCCGTCCATTACCCTGTGGTGGCGATACTAG
- a CDS encoding phenylacetate--CoA ligase family protein, giving the protein MSGHRFIPRYSEDQLAQIQLDGLKWTVNHAFNGSPFYNTRLREAGVEPGDITSLDDIRKLPVTTAQDLRDEYPLPLLSVPESDIVRIHASSGTTGKRKVLSYTQRDVDVWKDMFARCYELAGLTVTDRVQICVGYGLWTAGAGFQAGCEHFGAMAVPVGPGLLDIQLQMLEDLGTTCMCSTASMALLMGEEVQKHGLRDRISLKKAIFGSEAHTPRMRKQFEEALGLEDSFDIAGMTELYGPGAGLECAAHQGIHYWADRYILEILDPVTLEPVAPGEQGEMVVTTLCKEGAPLIRYRTHDLSRIIPGLCDCGVTMPRHDRIFGRSDDMIIFRGVNIYPGQVASALAPFPELSSEYQILLTRREGLDHMTVRVERATGTDSANDERLARAVSDEIRKQILVRTTVAVVNPGELPRSFAKTKRVQDERD; this is encoded by the coding sequence ATGTCAGGCCATCGTTTCATTCCCCGGTATTCCGAAGACCAGCTCGCGCAAATCCAGCTCGACGGCCTGAAATGGACAGTGAACCACGCGTTCAACGGCAGTCCCTTCTACAACACCCGCCTGCGGGAAGCGGGCGTCGAGCCGGGCGACATCACCAGCCTCGACGACATCCGAAAGCTGCCCGTGACCACGGCACAGGACCTGCGCGACGAATATCCCCTGCCCCTGCTTTCCGTGCCCGAGTCCGACATAGTGCGCATCCACGCGTCCAGCGGCACCACGGGCAAGCGCAAGGTGCTGAGCTACACGCAAAGGGACGTGGACGTGTGGAAGGACATGTTCGCCCGCTGTTACGAACTGGCGGGCCTGACCGTGACGGATCGCGTGCAGATATGCGTGGGCTACGGCCTGTGGACCGCCGGAGCCGGTTTTCAGGCCGGCTGCGAACACTTCGGTGCCATGGCGGTTCCCGTGGGCCCGGGCCTGCTGGACATCCAGCTCCAGATGCTGGAAGACCTCGGCACCACCTGCATGTGCTCCACGGCCTCCATGGCCCTGCTCATGGGCGAGGAAGTGCAGAAGCACGGCCTGCGTGACAGGATTTCCCTGAAAAAGGCCATCTTCGGCTCCGAGGCGCACACCCCGAGGATGCGCAAGCAGTTCGAGGAAGCCCTCGGACTGGAGGACAGCTTCGACATCGCGGGCATGACCGAACTCTACGGCCCGGGCGCGGGGCTGGAATGCGCCGCGCATCAGGGCATCCACTACTGGGCGGACCGCTACATTCTGGAAATTCTGGATCCCGTGACCCTGGAGCCAGTGGCCCCGGGCGAACAGGGCGAAATGGTGGTCACCACCTTGTGCAAGGAAGGCGCGCCCCTGATCCGCTACCGCACCCACGATCTGTCCCGGATCATTCCGGGCCTGTGCGACTGCGGCGTGACCATGCCCCGGCACGACAGGATATTCGGCCGCTCCGACGACATGATCATCTTCCGCGGCGTGAACATCTATCCCGGTCAGGTTGCCTCGGCCCTTGCCCCGTTCCCGGAACTCTCGTCCGAATACCAGATTCTCCTGACCCGCCGCGAGGGGCTGGATCACATGACCGTGCGCGTGGAACGGGCAACCGGAACGGATTCCGCCAATGACGAAAGACTGGCCCGGGCCGTGTCCGACGAAATCCGCAAGCAGATTCTGGTGCGCACCACGGTCGCCGTGGTCAACCCCGGCGAACTGCCGCGCAGTTTTGCCAAGACCAAGCGCGTGCAGGACGAACGCGACTGA
- a CDS encoding YitT family protein: MGKSLRYITDSLAWNVFLLVFGSFVFIIGYNGIAAHHDFIPGATYGLSVVAQKYEPSLSVGQWYFFLNLPLFLVAWKGVSRRFFFLNLFTMGLISLMTSYLPMDLGIQNEMNAAIAAGAIMGAGSGIILRSYGGGGGLDVVAVIMNRKYGWRIGVFYFAINAGVMVLAMAMYVPDKIIISLVMLAISSVVTEYVLSLFNQRKAVRIITNKSKAVVRRITRNRKLHATIIPAIGGYSGGRVDMVYSITDNLRLRALEQAVFQVDPNAVFVVENTFSVMGGNFARPKAY, translated from the coding sequence ATGGGCAAATCACTGAGATACATAACCGATTCCCTTGCCTGGAACGTTTTCCTGCTTGTTTTTGGATCCTTCGTGTTCATCATCGGGTACAATGGAATCGCAGCGCATCACGATTTCATTCCCGGAGCAACATATGGGCTTTCGGTCGTGGCCCAGAAATACGAGCCATCCCTGTCCGTGGGACAGTGGTACTTTTTTCTGAACCTGCCCCTGTTCCTCGTGGCATGGAAAGGCGTGAGCAGACGGTTCTTTTTCCTGAACCTGTTCACCATGGGCCTCATATCCCTCATGACCTCGTACCTGCCCATGGATCTGGGCATCCAGAACGAGATGAACGCAGCCATTGCAGCCGGGGCCATCATGGGCGCGGGCAGCGGCATCATTCTCCGTTCCTACGGCGGCGGTGGCGGTCTGGACGTTGTCGCGGTGATCATGAACCGCAAGTACGGCTGGCGCATCGGCGTGTTCTACTTCGCCATCAATGCCGGGGTCATGGTTCTGGCCATGGCCATGTACGTGCCTGACAAGATCATCATCTCGCTTGTCATGCTCGCCATCAGCTCGGTGGTGACCGAATACGTGCTGTCCCTGTTCAACCAGCGCAAGGCCGTGCGGATCATCACGAACAAATCCAAGGCGGTTGTCAGACGCATCACCCGGAACAGGAAGCTGCACGCCACCATCATCCCGGCCATCGGCGGCTATTCCGGCGGGCGCGTGGACATGGTCTATTCCATCACGGACAACCTGCGGCTCCGCGCACTGGAACAGGCCGTGTTCCAGGTCGACCCGAATGCCGTCTTCGTGGTGGAGAACACCTTCAGCGTCATGGGCGGCAACTTTGCCCGCCCCAAGGCGTACTGA
- the truA gene encoding tRNA pseudouridine(38-40) synthase TruA, with translation MARIRLTLAYDGTDFSGWQLQPRDRTVQGELELAAASILGHSVRAHGSGRTDAGVHALGQVAHFDVPDERADLPWARALNSLLPRDVRVLEAGPAYPDFHSRYSAVSKTYTYALWHTREYVLPQRRRFVWGCGSLDLENMERAAAHLCGTHDFAAFQNVGTPVKSTVRTISEFGFTHVPGCPETLWRVSADGFLKQMVRNLMGCLVAVGRGRLSPDDVPELLERVDRTLLPATAPPQGLTLEHVEYGGEEGKEAALGGIVE, from the coding sequence ATGGCCCGCATACGACTGACTCTTGCCTACGACGGCACGGATTTTTCCGGCTGGCAGTTGCAGCCCCGGGATCGGACCGTGCAGGGCGAACTGGAGCTGGCTGCGGCGTCCATTCTCGGTCATTCGGTTCGGGCGCACGGCTCGGGCCGTACCGATGCAGGCGTGCATGCCCTGGGGCAGGTGGCGCATTTCGACGTGCCTGACGAGCGGGCCGACCTGCCGTGGGCGCGTGCCCTGAACAGCCTGCTGCCCCGCGACGTGCGCGTACTTGAGGCCGGTCCGGCCTATCCCGATTTTCATTCCCGCTATTCCGCTGTTTCCAAGACCTACACCTATGCGCTCTGGCATACCCGGGAATACGTGCTGCCCCAGCGCAGGCGGTTCGTGTGGGGTTGCGGTTCTCTTGATCTGGAGAACATGGAGCGCGCAGCCGCGCATCTGTGCGGCACCCATGATTTTGCCGCGTTCCAGAATGTGGGCACACCCGTGAAGAGCACGGTGCGGACCATCTCGGAGTTCGGTTTCACCCATGTTCCGGGATGTCCGGAAACCCTGTGGCGCGTTTCCGCGGACGGATTTCTCAAGCAGATGGTGCGCAACCTCATGGGGTGTCTCGTGGCGGTCGGTCGTGGCAGGCTCTCCCCGGACGATGTACCGGAACTGCTGGAAAGGGTGGATCGCACTTTGCTGCCCGCGACCGCACCGCCGCAGGGGCTGACGCTGGAGCATGTGGAGTATGGGGGAGAAGAGGGAAAGGAAGCCGCCCTTGGCGGGATTGTCGAATGA
- a CDS encoding MotE family protein — translation MMKNSSGNKRKTTKWQRFATNLRLSRILTALAFLAFLKLAAFCMLSVDSMTLNVLETVVPEVAQSVAVAAEEDASAKPDLAAEEKAAKEREAKAVEKAVGKDGTRTEKDLPAEWKALKRKEEELAVKERTLREMEAGIKAEAEQVRRMHAEIRQMLDEARNVKDKRVKQLVDMLSNTKAKKAAEILQNMDEDLAVKVLSGMRGRQAGEILTFVEAKKAAKLSEALTALQIPFQQ, via the coding sequence ATGATGAAGAACAGCTCCGGGAACAAAAGGAAAACGACGAAATGGCAACGATTCGCCACGAACCTGAGGCTCTCTAGGATTCTGACCGCTCTCGCGTTTCTGGCGTTTCTCAAGCTCGCGGCCTTCTGCATGCTGAGTGTCGATTCCATGACACTCAACGTGCTGGAAACCGTGGTTCCCGAAGTTGCCCAGTCCGTGGCCGTGGCAGCCGAGGAAGACGCTTCGGCCAAGCCCGACCTTGCCGCCGAGGAAAAGGCGGCCAAGGAGCGTGAGGCCAAGGCCGTGGAAAAGGCCGTGGGCAAGGACGGCACCCGCACGGAAAAGGATTTGCCCGCCGAGTGGAAGGCCCTGAAGCGCAAGGAAGAGGAATTGGCCGTCAAGGAGCGCACCCTGCGCGAGATGGAAGCCGGCATCAAGGCCGAGGCCGAGCAGGTGCGCAGGATGCATGCGGAAATCCGGCAGATGCTGGACGAGGCCAGGAACGTCAAGGACAAGCGCGTCAAGCAGCTCGTGGACATGCTGTCCAACACCAAGGCCAAGAAGGCCGCCGAGATTCTCCAGAATATGGACGAGGATCTGGCCGTCAAGGTTTTGTCCGGCATGCGCGGTCGTCAGGCCGGAGAGATTCTCACCTTTGTCGAGGCCAAGAAGGCCGCCAAGCTGTCCGAGGCGCTCACTGCGCTTCAGATACCGTTTCAGCAGTAG
- the fliJ gene encoding flagellar export protein FliJ, which yields MAKPFRFKLQKVLEYREQREEQARADLARAQRAHDDQQRVVRDLEARLAEHEARQGESASDVNMMWLWRQYREALAQDISVARVELSQLELKLQKCRREAIARSRDRKLLEKLKESQARKHHDEEQLREQKENDEMATIRHEPEAL from the coding sequence ATGGCCAAGCCGTTTCGCTTCAAGCTCCAGAAGGTTCTGGAATATCGCGAGCAGCGCGAGGAACAGGCCCGGGCCGATCTGGCGCGTGCCCAGCGTGCGCATGACGATCAGCAGCGCGTTGTCCGTGATCTGGAAGCGCGGCTGGCCGAGCACGAGGCCAGACAGGGCGAATCCGCGAGCGATGTCAACATGATGTGGCTCTGGCGGCAGTACAGGGAAGCCCTGGCTCAGGATATTTCCGTGGCCCGTGTGGAACTCTCCCAGTTGGAACTGAAATTGCAAAAGTGCCGTCGTGAGGCCATTGCCCGATCCAGGGACAGAAAGCTCCTGGAAAAGCTCAAGGAAAGCCAAGCCAGGAAGCATCATGATGAAGAACAGCTCCGGGAACAAAAGGAAAACGACGAAATGGCAACGATTCGCCACGAACCTGAGGCTCTCTAG
- the dinB gene encoding DNA polymerase IV, protein MQIWILHIDMDAFFASVEQLDNPALRGLPVAVGGSSDRGVISAASYEVRKYGVRSAMSVIKARQLCPDMVLVPGRMARYKEVSARVMGVLGEFSPLVEQASVDEAYMDGTGLERLFGPVEELGRRIKARMRARTGLTCSVGAAPIRFLAKIASDLDKPDGLAVIHPEDMDAFLLNLAVAKVPGVGKRMQETLRRFGVRTCGDVRRYPRDFWVQRLGKAGGVLFDRSHGIDPNGVCIDGGVKSTSAENTFEADTSDRGELRKWLLVQSERVGADLRRHGHRGRTVTLKVKFADFRQITRSRTLEARTDNTALIFETAWELLEQLELPRAVRLIGVGVSNFEARERQLSLLEQAEGPQEATSGLDRAVDAVRGRFGKGALVRGGLMDFRKRDGNSDH, encoded by the coding sequence ATGCAAATCTGGATACTGCACATCGACATGGACGCGTTTTTCGCCTCCGTGGAACAACTGGACAACCCGGCGCTGCGCGGGTTGCCTGTTGCCGTGGGCGGTTCGTCGGATCGCGGCGTGATTTCGGCGGCGAGCTACGAGGTGCGCAAGTACGGGGTGCGCTCGGCCATGAGCGTGATCAAGGCGCGGCAGCTGTGCCCGGACATGGTGCTGGTTCCGGGCCGGATGGCGCGTTACAAGGAGGTTTCGGCCCGTGTCATGGGCGTGCTCGGCGAGTTCTCGCCTCTGGTGGAACAGGCGAGCGTGGACGAGGCGTACATGGATGGCACCGGTCTGGAGCGGCTGTTCGGCCCGGTGGAGGAACTGGGCAGGCGCATCAAGGCGCGGATGCGGGCGCGTACCGGGCTGACATGCTCGGTGGGCGCGGCACCGATCCGGTTTCTGGCCAAGATTGCCTCCGATCTGGACAAGCCGGACGGGCTGGCCGTGATCCATCCCGAAGACATGGACGCGTTTCTGCTGAACCTGGCCGTGGCCAAGGTGCCGGGCGTGGGCAAGCGCATGCAGGAGACATTGCGCAGGTTCGGCGTGCGTACGTGCGGGGACGTGCGGCGGTATCCTCGGGATTTCTGGGTGCAGCGGCTCGGCAAGGCGGGTGGCGTACTGTTCGACAGATCGCACGGCATCGACCCGAACGGAGTGTGCATTGACGGGGGCGTGAAGTCCACGAGCGCGGAAAACACGTTCGAGGCGGACACGTCGGACCGAGGCGAACTGCGAAAATGGCTGCTGGTCCAGTCCGAGCGGGTGGGCGCGGACCTGCGTCGGCACGGGCACAGGGGGCGCACCGTGACGCTCAAGGTCAAATTCGCGGATTTCCGGCAGATCACGCGCAGCCGTACGCTGGAGGCCCGGACCGACAACACCGCACTGATTTTCGAGACGGCGTGGGAGCTGCTGGAGCAGTTGGAACTGCCTCGGGCCGTGCGGCTCATCGGCGTGGGCGTGTCCAATTTCGAGGCTCGGGAGCGACAACTCTCGCTGCTGGAGCAGGCCGAGGGCCCGCAGGAAGCGACCAGCGGGCTGGACAGGGCCGTGGATGCGGTGCGCGGTCGGTTCGGCAAGGGGGCGCTCGTGCGCGGCGGACTCATGGATTTTCGGAAAAGGGATGGAAATTCCGACCATTGA
- a CDS encoding cobyrinate a,c-diamide synthase translates to MSGRKGFVVAGTHSGCGKTSVALGLMGALARNGLRVQPFKCGPDFIDPGHHALASARSGEPVPSHNLDGWMLAPETNRALFIRHASDADVAVVEGVMGLFDGFSATNETGSTAQLAKMLDLPVILVVDARSMARSAAALVAGYAGFDRDLSIAGVIFNRVGSENHADLLREAMTLMPGIPVLGCLPRDESVTVPSRHLGLTTAEEEPDPALYSRLADWVAANINLDALLAALPVHEDEPNFEPVPPLGGVRIGLARDEAFCFYYEENLRLLRAAGARLVEFSPIRDRSLPEVDGLYFGGGYPELYAFELGQNNRLRRDIKAFCESGGPAYAECGGFMYLMDDIITNRGRYPMCGVFPCRAEMGDRFRALGYREITTTRDSLLGPAGTVARGHEFHYSTLRDNEQARALEPIYAMSGRKGPLDAAEGFLSGNVLGSYVHLHFGSCPNVPAALVEACRVHSPSQPPAA, encoded by the coding sequence ATGAGCGGGCGCAAGGGATTCGTGGTGGCCGGAACGCACAGCGGGTGCGGCAAGACCTCGGTGGCGCTCGGTCTCATGGGCGCGTTGGCCCGGAACGGCCTTCGGGTGCAGCCCTTCAAGTGCGGCCCGGATTTCATCGACCCCGGACACCATGCGCTTGCCTCCGCACGCAGCGGCGAGCCCGTGCCCAGTCACAATCTGGACGGCTGGATGCTTGCGCCGGAGACCAATCGCGCCCTGTTCATCCGCCATGCCTCGGATGCCGATGTGGCCGTGGTCGAAGGCGTCATGGGATTGTTCGACGGGTTTTCCGCCACGAACGAGACCGGAAGCACGGCCCAGCTCGCCAAGATGCTCGACCTGCCCGTGATTCTGGTGGTGGACGCCCGATCCATGGCCCGGTCGGCCGCTGCGCTCGTGGCCGGATACGCCGGGTTCGATCGCGACCTCTCCATTGCGGGAGTCATTTTCAATCGCGTGGGCAGCGAAAACCATGCGGATCTGCTGCGCGAGGCCATGACCCTGATGCCCGGCATTCCCGTGCTCGGCTGTCTGCCCCGGGACGAGTCCGTGACCGTGCCGTCCCGCCATCTCGGGTTGACCACGGCGGAAGAGGAGCCGGATCCGGCCCTGTATTCCCGTCTTGCGGACTGGGTGGCTGCGAACATCAATCTGGACGCACTGCTCGCGGCGCTGCCCGTGCACGAGGATGAACCGAATTTCGAACCGGTTCCGCCCCTTGGCGGGGTGCGCATCGGTCTGGCCCGGGATGAGGCCTTCTGTTTCTACTACGAGGAAAACCTGCGGCTGCTGCGCGCTGCCGGGGCGCGGCTCGTGGAATTCTCGCCCATACGCGATCGCAGCCTGCCCGAGGTGGACGGCCTGTATTTCGGTGGCGGCTATCCCGAACTCTATGCCTTCGAACTCGGCCAGAACAACAGGCTGCGCCGGGACATAAAGGCCTTCTGCGAATCCGGTGGCCCGGCCTATGCCGAGTGCGGCGGGTTCATGTATCTCATGGACGACATCATCACGAATCGGGGCCGCTATCCCATGTGCGGGGTCTTTCCCTGCCGTGCGGAAATGGGCGACCGGTTCCGCGCTCTCGGCTATCGCGAAATCACCACGACCCGTGATTCCCTGCTCGGCCCGGCCGGAACCGTGGCGCGCGGTCATGAATTCCATTATTCGACCCTGCGCGACAACGAACAGGCCCGCGCCCTTGAGCCCATCTATGCCATGTCCGGCAGGAAGGGACCGCTGGATGCTGCCGAAGGGTTCCTGTCCGGCAATGTGCTCGGCTCCTACGTGCATCTGCACTTCGGCTCCTGCCCGAATGTACCCGCCGCGCTTGTCGAGGCCTGTCGCGTGCATTCACCGAGTCAGCCTCCGGCGGCTTAA
- a CDS encoding tetratricopeptide repeat protein, with protein sequence MLPLNQNGESMIQGVFSIEKAMKIGAGTTARRVRQTMNYFVQELDDGFVEIQPLSSENMPVGAKERITRDELLKDYLPNPELYKEVMTRMREIRKAVARGDKFRKRGESFTAEFEYNKALALDEMNVRANFGVGMCYIQRGETEKAQEVFERIIRIDAAFEDEHKHLFNEYGIQLRKNGMFAEAADYYNRALELTRKDENLFYNLARARFEGEKYAEALEAVEQCLALAPGHEEGARLRNYIKKKNLA encoded by the coding sequence ATGCTCCCTCTGAACCAGAATGGTGAAAGCATGATTCAGGGCGTTTTTTCCATAGAAAAGGCCATGAAGATCGGCGCGGGAACCACAGCCCGCCGGGTCAGGCAGACCATGAACTATTTTGTTCAGGAACTGGATGACGGCTTCGTGGAAATCCAGCCCCTCAGTTCCGAGAACATGCCTGTCGGCGCCAAGGAGCGCATTACCCGCGATGAGCTGCTCAAGGATTATCTGCCCAATCCGGAACTGTACAAGGAAGTGATGACCCGCATGCGGGAAATCCGGAAGGCCGTGGCGCGCGGCGACAAGTTCCGCAAGCGCGGGGAAAGCTTCACGGCCGAATTCGAGTACAACAAGGCTCTTGCTCTGGACGAGATGAACGTGCGCGCCAACTTCGGTGTGGGCATGTGCTACATCCAGCGCGGCGAGACCGAAAAGGCGCAGGAAGTCTTCGAACGCATCATCCGCATCGATGCGGCTTTCGAGGACGAGCACAAGCACCTCTTCAACGAGTATGGCATCCAGCTTCGCAAGAACGGCATGTTTGCCGAGGCCGCGGACTATTACAACCGCGCCCTTGAACTGACCAGAAAGGACGAAAATCTGTTCTACAATCTGGCCCGTGCCCGGTTCGAGGGGGAAAAGTACGCCGAGGCCCTGGAGGCCGTGGAGCAGTGTCTGGCATTGGCCCCGGGCCACGAGGAAGGGGCCAGGCTGCGCAACTACATCAAAAAGAAGAATCTGGCCTAG